TGGTGTTCGACGATAGCCCGCGCCCGTCCGCCTATCTCCAGCCACTCGCCGGGCCGCGGCTGAAGTATTTCTATGCGCCGCGCCGCTATGCCATCGGCGAGAAGCGCAACATCCTGGCCGAGCACGCGCGCGGCGAGGTCATTGTCCATTTCGACGACGACGACTTCTACGCGCCCCATTATGTCGAGCGGCTGCTCGGCTGGCTGGAGGCGGGGCACGACGCGGTGACCCTGTCCGGCTGGTTCCTGCACAGCGCGGTGCACGGCACCTTCGGCTATTGGGACACGGCGCGCGGCGGCTCTCATCACCGCTGGGGCCGGACGACCCGCGCCTATGTCGAAGCGCCGGAGACACCGCCGTCCGACGACAATCGGCTGGGCTACGGCTTCTCCTACGCCTACCGGCGGTCGGTGTGGGAGGCGGTGCGCTTCCCGCCGGTCAACGCCTGCGAGGACGCACCGTTCATGAAGAGTGCGCAGGGGCGCTTCCGCGTCGCCGCCTTTCCGGACGCCGAAGGGCTGTGCCTGCACACCCTGCACGCCCGCAGCACCAGCCTGTGCCTGCCGCAATATGAATTGCCGCCCCTGCTGCTGGAGCGCCTGTTTGGACCGGAGATCGCGGCTTACACGGGGGGGTGGGCTGGGTCGGACCTGAATCCGGGTCAGACCTGAACGTCGAGATACATGCCGCGTCGGTAATTGCGCGGCAGCGTCAGGATGCCGTTGACCAGAAGGCTGG
The Azospirillum brasilense genome window above contains:
- a CDS encoding glycosyltransferase family 2 protein; translated protein: MADRPLVSVITPSWGREDVLPLCHARVLAQTVPDIEWLVFDDSPRPSAYLQPLAGPRLKYFYAPRRYAIGEKRNILAEHARGEVIVHFDDDDFYAPHYVERLLGWLEAGHDAVTLSGWFLHSAVHGTFGYWDTARGGSHHRWGRTTRAYVEAPETPPSDDNRLGYGFSYAYRRSVWEAVRFPPVNACEDAPFMKSAQGRFRVAAFPDAEGLCLHTLHARSTSLCLPQYELPPLLLERLFGPEIAAYTGGWAGSDLNPGQT